One genomic window of Ornithorhynchus anatinus isolate Pmale09 chromosome 12, mOrnAna1.pri.v4, whole genome shotgun sequence includes the following:
- the LOC100087131 gene encoding LOW QUALITY PROTEIN: LRP2-binding protein (The sequence of the model RefSeq protein was modified relative to this genomic sequence to represent the inferred CDS: inserted 1 base in 1 codon; deleted 1 base in 1 codon), with translation MYYDGLGTQPDTKKGVEYMKQIVTSPCPRAGHLXFAAAYNLGRAHYEGQGAVRLGHPRRRGEALAFAADNGNPKASVKAQSILGVYYSTKEPKELGKAFFWHSEACGNGSLESQGALGVMYLYGQAVAQDAEAALECLHEAAERGNVYAQAHLVEYYYRNKLYTKAASFSKRVADYGNIPRIAALTDCLPAYITKGMAIAAFYHARCLHLGLGLDKDEIAARRYYSRACELDPAMAAELHMEVIEQRI, from the exons ATGTATTACGATGGCCTGGGAACACAGCCAGACACC AAGAAAGGGGTGGAGTACATGAAGCAGATCgtgacctccccctgccccagagcCGGGCACC GCTTCGCCGCTGCCTACAACCTGGGCCGCGCGCACTACGAAGGCCAGGGCGCGGTGCGCCTCGGACACCCGAGGCGGAGAGGTGAG GCTCTGGCTTTTGCCGCCGACAACGGGAACCCGAAAGCCAGCGTGAAGGCC CAGAGCATCCTAGGGGTTTACTATTCCACCAAGGAGCCGAAGGAGCTGGGAAAG gccTTTTTCTGGCACTCGGAAGCCTGCGGCAACGGCAGCCTGGAGTCCCAGGGGGCACTGGGGGTCATGTACCTCTATGGCCAGGCCGTGGCCCAGGACGCCGAGGCCGCCCTGGAATGTTTGCACGAAGCGGCTGAAAGGGGAAACGTCTACGCCCAAGCCCACCTGGTGGAGTACTACTACCGGAACAAGCTCTACACCAAAGCGGCCTCGTTTTCCAAAAG GGTGGCGGACTACGGCAACATCCCCCGGATCGCGGCGCTCACCGACTGCCTCCCTGCCTACATCACCAAGGGCATGGCCATCGCCGCCTTCTACCACGCCCGCTGCCTGCACCTCGGCCTGGGGCTCGACAAGGACGAGATCGCCGCTCGACGCTACTACTCCAGG GCCTGCGAGCTGGATCCTGCCATGGCCGCCGAGCTTCACATGGAGGTCATCGAGCAGAGAATTTAG